From Tissierellales bacterium, one genomic window encodes:
- the sdaAB gene encoding L-serine ammonia-lyase, iron-sulfur-dependent subunit beta, which yields MKEYSIFDILGPIMIGPSSSHTAGAARLGKVSREIVGENFNKVTFYLHGSFSKTYKGHGTDKALVAGVLGMGPSDEGIKNSFEIAKKKGLDISFKETDLGYEHPNSVKIVFQKNNEENIYIIGSSIGGGNILITNIDGTEVNFSGEYPTLILKYEDKKGAISKISTMLSNADINIGTMKVTRERKIATMVVETDHKVNEKIIDNIKNISEILYIKGINPVER from the coding sequence ATGAAAGAATATAGTATTTTTGATATATTAGGTCCAATTATGATAGGACCTTCTAGTTCTCATACTGCTGGTGCTGCTAGATTAGGAAAAGTTTCTAGAGAAATTGTTGGGGAAAATTTTAATAAAGTTACTTTCTATCTCCATGGCTCTTTTTCTAAAACTTATAAGGGCCATGGCACTGATAAAGCTCTAGTAGCTGGTGTATTAGGTATGGGGCCTTCTGATGAGGGAATTAAAAATTCCTTTGAAATTGCTAAAAAAAAAGGTCTAGACATTAGTTTTAAAGAAACTGATTTAGGATATGAACATCCAAATAGTGTCAAAATAGTCTTTCAAAAAAATAATGAAGAGAATATTTATATAATAGGTTCTTCCATAGGTGGAGGAAATATCCTAATTACTAATATTGATGGTACAGAAGTGAACTTTAGTGGTGAATATCCAACACTGATTCTTAAATACGAAGATAAGAAAGGTGCCATTAGCAAAATAAGTACTATGCTTTCTAATGCCGATATAAATATAGGTACTATGAAAGTTACTAGAGAACGAAAAATAGCCACTATGGTTGTAGAAACAGACCATAAAGTCAATGAAAAGATCATTGATAATATTAAAAACATAAGTGAAATACTATATATAAAAGGGATAAATCCGGTAGAGAGGTGA
- a CDS encoding L-serine ammonia-lyase, iron-sulfur-dependent, subunit alpha → MYNKGEELLNLCNEQNKKIYEIVIEEECSLTEHSIEEVRNKMNENLQVMIDSANSALNKKITSISGITGGDAKKVEDYKNSKTTVSGKFINEAMAKALSTSEV, encoded by the coding sequence TTGTATAATAAAGGTGAAGAATTACTTAATTTATGTAATGAACAAAATAAAAAAATATATGAAATTGTTATTGAAGAAGAATGTTCTTTAACTGAACACTCAATAGAAGAAGTTCGAAATAAAATGAATGAGAACTTACAAGTTATGATAGACTCTGCTAATTCAGCTTTAAATAAAAAAATTACTTCAATAAGCGGAATTACTGGTGGAGATGCAAAAAAAGTTGAAGATTACAAAAATTCTAAAACTACAGTATCAGGAAAATTTATAAATGAAGCCATGGCAAAAGCCTTATCAACCTCAGAAGTAAA